From Camelina sativa cultivar DH55 chromosome 7, Cs, whole genome shotgun sequence, one genomic window encodes:
- the LOC104704649 gene encoding uncharacterized protein LOC104704649: MVEKLGLEVLKHPKPYALQWLNEKGEMSVKEQVKVPLSIGKYQDEVMCDILPMDASHILLRHPWQSDRQVVHNGFTNRHTFEHNGRKTTLIPMTPHEVYLDQLSMKQWTAKQTEPIDTKGKSKVNHNSLLFVYKETLACSTNPELVLPSKIELVLQEYKDVFPEDNPIGLPPIREIEHQIDFVSGAALPNRPAYRTNPTETKEPERQVNELMDKGHI, from the coding sequence ATGGTTGAGAAGCTTGGCTTAGAAGTGCTTAAACATCCAAAACCATATGCGCTCCAATGGCTTAACGAAAAAGGTGAGATGTCCGTCAAGGAGCAAGTCAAAGTGCCGCTTTCAATAGGTAAGTATCAAGACGAGGTCATGTGCGACATACTTCCGATGGACGCTAGCCACATTCTTCTTAGACATCCATGGCAATCAGACCGACAAGTTGTCCACAATGGCTTCACCAATCGACACACCTTCGAACATAATGGCCGAAAGACAACTCTCATTCCAATGACGCCGCATGAGGTCTATCTAGATCAGCTAAGCATGAAACAGTGGACCGCCaaacaaaccgaaccaatcgaTACAAAGGGTAAGAGCAAGGTAAATCACAATAGTTTACTATTTGTTTACAAAGAAACTCTTGCTTGTTCAACTAACCCCGAACTAGTGCTACCGAGTAAGATTGAGTTGGTTTTGCAAGAGTACAAGGATGTGTTTCCGGAAGACAATCCCATTGGTTTACCACCTATCCGAGAGATCGAGCATCAAATCGACTTTGTGTCGGGAGCCGCTTTACCAAACCGACCAGCTTATCGCACCAACccaactgaaacaaaagaacCTGAAAGACAAGTGAACGAGCTGATGGACAAAGGACATATTTGA
- the LOC104704652 gene encoding subtilisin-like protease SBT3.17 — MPXDHTSSLVISLVLILNGVFISAAQLNGLMTKIHIVHLGAKQHNTPELVTKSHYQILEPLLGSKEAAKNSIVYNYKHGFSGFAAKLTASQAKNLSVHPEVLSVVPSRVMWPKTTRTYDYLGLSPTSPKGLLHDTKMGSEVIIGVIDTGIWPESHSFNDTGLGPIPKRWKGKCMSRDGFDPKKHFNKKLIGAEFFTEGLLNSEAEYDFESEREFRSPRDAKGHGTHVAATAAGSFVSNASYKGLAVGTARGAAPHARIAMYKTCWRRAGCITADLLKAIDHSIRDGVDVISISIGNDPPASFDVDMDDIAFGSFQAVMKGIPVVASAGNEGPDAQTIDNVAPWIITVAATSFDRSFPVPITLGNNLTVLAEGLNTFPEVGFSELQNGIELLDTNIEEGVTKGSIVLAFTPTATAAKKADNILEAGCAGIIYAQSVINPTVCNGVDVPCAVVDYEYATDILYYIQTSDSPKAKISPSKTLSGQPLASRVAYFSSRGPNSVTPAILKPDIAAPGVNVLSAVSGVYTLMSGSSMATPVVSGIVGLLRQIHPGWSPAAIRSALVTTAWRTDPSGEQIFSEGSTRKLADPFDYGGGLINPEKVANPGLIYDMGINDYVHYLCSAEYDDGSISKLVGKPIKCPSPLPTMLDFNMPSIIIPSLTREVTLTRTVTNVGPADSVYKPLVESPLGIELDVNPKTLVFASNITKGTFNVRVKTSHRVNSDYYFCSLCWTDGVHNVTIPIAVRTKILKSYD; from the exons atgccaaNAGATCATACAAGTTCTCTAGTCATCAGCCTCGTGTTAATCTTGAACGGAGTGTTTATCTCCGCGGCACAACTCAATGGCTTGATGACCaag ATTCATATTGTACACTTGGGAGCAAAGCAACATAATACCCCTGAGCTGGTTACTAAATCACATTACCAAATTCTTGAACCACTTCTTGGAAG CAAAGAAGCTGCCAAGAATTCTATAGTTTACAATTACAAGCATGGTTTTTCCGGCTTTGCAGCAAAACTTACCGCCTCTCAAGCAAAGAACCTTTCAG TGCATCCCGAAGTTCTTTCTGTTGTACCAAGTCGAGTAATGTGGCCGAAAACAACGAGGACATATGATTACCTAGGACTTTCTCCTACATCTCCAAAAGGTCTTCTACATGATACCAAGATGGGAAGTGAAGTTATTATTGGAGTCATAGACACAGGGATATGGCCAGAGTCACATTCTTTCAATGACACAGGTTTAGGACCGATCCCGAAGCGTTGGAAAGGGAAATGTATGTCTAGAGATGGATTTGACCCCAAAAAACATTTCAACAAAAAACTTATAGGGGCCGAGTTCTTCACTGAAGGTCTTTTAAATTCTGAGGCAGAATATGATTTCGAATCAGAAAGAGAGTTTAGGTCCCCAAGAGATGCTAAAGGCCATGGGACACATGTTGCTGCAACTGCTGCTGGTTCTTTTGTGTCTAATGCAAGCTACAAAGGACTAGCTGTAGGAACCGCTAGAGGCGCGGCTCCTCATGCACGTATAGCTATGTACAAGACGTGTTGGAGACGTGCTGGATGTATTACAGCTGATTTACTCAAAGCAATCGATCACAGCATACGCGACGGGGTTGATGTTATATCCATTTCAATCGGTAATGACCCCCCAGCGAGTTTCGATGTCGATATGGATGACATTGCATTCGGTTCATTCCAAGCCGTGATGAAAGGCATTCCCGTTGTTGCTTCTGCTGGAAACGAAGGACCTGACGCTCAAACCATTGATAATGTTGCTCCATGGATCATAACCGTCGCCGCAACATCCTTCGACCGTTCTTTCCCTGTACCAATTACTCTGGGAAACAATCTAACTGTTCTG GCTGAAGGTTTAAACACATTTCCTGAAGTTGGATTTAGTGAGCTTCAGAACGGAATTGAATTGTTGGACACCAATATCGAAGAAGGGGTAACTAAAGGGTCCATCGTACTTGCGTTTACCCCAACCGCTACGGCGGCAAAAAAAGCAGATAACATACTCGAAGCTGGATGTGCTGGTATAATCTATGCACAATCTGTAATTAATCCTACGGTTTGCAATGGTGTGGATGTTCCTTGCGCCGTTGTAGATTACGAGTATGCAACTGACATCTTATACTACATCCAGACCTCAGA TTCGCCTAAAGCAAAAATAAGCCCTTCCAAGACACTCAGTGGCCAGCCTCTTGCATCTAGGGTGGCTTATTTCTCTTCTAGAGGACCTAATTCAGTTACACCAGCAATTCTGAAG CCAGATATAGCAGCACCGGGTGTTAATGTTCTTTCTGCTGTAAGTGGTGTGTATACGTTAATGTCGGGATCATCAATGGCGACTCCTGTTGTGTCCGGAATTGTTGGATTACTCAGACAAATACACCCTGGCTGGTCTCCAGCTGCCATCCGATCCGCTCTTGTCACAACAG CATGGAGGACTGATCCATCTGGAGAACAAATATTTTCAGAGGGATCAACGCGTAAACTTGCTGACCCGTTCGACTATGGAGGTGGCTTGATCAACCCAGAGAAAGTAGCAAACCCGGGCCTCATCTACGACATGGGCATCAATGACTATGTTCATTACCTTTGTTCTGCGGAATACGATGACGGATCCATCTCCAAACTAGTTGGTAAACCTATCAAATGCCCTTCTCCATTGCCAACTATGCTCGATTTCAACATGCCTTCCATCATAATCCCAAGTCTCACTAGAGAGGTCACATTGACTAGAACCGTGACAAATGTTGGACCGGCTGATTCGGTTTACAAACCCCTGGTTGAGTCTCCACTTGGTATAGAGCTTGATGTGAATCCCAAGACTCTTGTGTTCGCTTCTAACATTACTAAGGGTACGTTTAATGTGAGAGTGAAAACGAGTCATAGAGTGAACagtgattattatttttgtagctTGTGTTGGACTGATGGTGTACATAACGTCACTATTCCTATTGCCGTGCGAACAAAGATCTTGAAGAGCTAtgattaa
- the LOC104701215 gene encoding protein ODORANT1-like: protein MGRQPCCDKVGLKKGPWTAEEDRKLMNFILTNGQCCWRAVPKLAGLLRCGKSCRLRWTNYLRPDLKRGLLSDYEEKMVIDLHSQLGNRWSKIASHLPGRTDNEIKNHWNTHIKKKLRKMGIDPLTHKPLSIVEQEDEEPVKKLQKVQMPLQEPAEKNLEEPTSYRLTKESNTKNTSRLEESLDDDQFNAMNLEYGVEDVPLIEPESLELICSNSTMSSSTSTPSNSSNDSSFYKDLQFPDFEWSDYGNSNNNHYNDGVDNIIENNMMSLWDVDDFSSWDLLLSSTFGLV from the exons atgggGAGACAACCATGCTGTGATAAAGTAGGGTTGAAGAAAGGACCATGGACTGCAGAAGAAGACAGGAAGCTCATGAACTTCATCCTCACCAATGGACAATGTTGTTGGAGAGCTGTTCCCAAGCTTGCTGGTCTACTTAGGTGTGGTAAGAGTTGCAGACTTCGTTGGACGAATTATCTCAGACCAGACCTTAAAAGAGGTCTTCTCTCTGATTACGAAGAGAAGATGGTCATTGATCTCCATTCCCAACTCGGCAACAG GTGGTCAAAGATAGCTTCTCATTTGCCGGGAAGAACAGACAACGAAATCAAGAACCATTGGAACACTCATATCAAGAAGAAGTTAAGAAAAATGGGGATCGACCCTCTCACGCATAAACCACTCTCTATCGTCGAACAAGAGGACGAAGAACCCGTCAAGAAGCTGCAGAAAGTTCAAATGCCTTTACAAGAACCAGCCGAGAAGAATCTTGAGGAACCAACTAGTTATCGTCTAACCAAAGAAAGCAACACGAAGAACACGTCACGACTTGAAGAGTCTTTAGATGATGATCAATTCAATGCGATGAATCTTGAGTATGGTGTCGAAGATGTTCCTCTTATTGAGCCAGAGTCTTTAGAGCTTATCTGCAGCAACTCAACAATGTCTTCATCCACGTCCACGCCTTCGAATTCTTCTAATGATTCGAGTTTCTATAAGGATTTGCAGTTTCCGGATTTCGAGTGGTCCGATTATggtaatagtaataataatcattataatGATGGTGTGGACAACATTATAGAGAACAATATGATGAGCCTGTGGGATGTTGATGACTTTAGCAGTTGGGATTTGCTGCTTTCTTCCACTTTTGGGTTGGTTTGA
- the LOC104701216 gene encoding copper transport protein ATX1 isoform X2 translates to MTCEGCVGAVKRVLGKMEGVESFDVDIKEQKVTVKGNVQPDAVLQTVSKTGKKTAFWETEGETAKA, encoded by the exons ATGACATGTGAGGGATGTGTTGGAGCTGTGAAAAGAGTTCTTGGGAAAATGGAAG gTGTGGAGTCGTTTGATGTGGATATAAAGGAGCAGAAAGTGACGGTGAAAGGCAACGTGCAGCCGGACGCTGTTTTGCAGACGGTATCGAAAACCGGAAAGAAAACAGCTTTCTGGGAAACCGAGGGTGAAACTGCCAAGGCCTAA
- the LOC104701216 gene encoding copper transport protein ATX1 isoform X1 — MSQTVVLRVAMTCEGCVGAVKRVLGKMEGVESFDVDIKEQKVTVKGNVQPDAVLQTVSKTGKKTAFWETEGETAKA, encoded by the exons ATGTCTCAG accGTTGTGCTCAGAGTGGCTATGACATGTGAGGGATGTGTTGGAGCTGTGAAAAGAGTTCTTGGGAAAATGGAAG gTGTGGAGTCGTTTGATGTGGATATAAAGGAGCAGAAAGTGACGGTGAAAGGCAACGTGCAGCCGGACGCTGTTTTGCAGACGGTATCGAAAACCGGAAAGAAAACAGCTTTCTGGGAAACCGAGGGTGAAACTGCCAAGGCCTAA